The following proteins are encoded in a genomic region of Paenibacillus sp. FSL R7-0273:
- the rlmH gene encoding 23S rRNA (pseudouridine(1915)-N(3))-methyltransferase RlmH produces MFIQIIGVGKLKEKYLVSGIAEYAKRLTPYLKFQVIEVADEKAPDNLSDAEVVQVKTREGERILAHIKSDAHVIALAIDGKLWSSEELAAEIDRLGTYGTSHVVFVIGGSHGLSDDVMRRAQQRMSFGRMTLPHQLMRLVLVEQIYRAVKINRGEPYHK; encoded by the coding sequence ATGTTCATTCAAATTATTGGCGTAGGCAAATTAAAGGAAAAATATTTGGTCAGCGGCATCGCAGAGTATGCCAAGCGGCTGACGCCATACCTCAAGTTCCAGGTGATTGAGGTGGCGGATGAAAAAGCACCGGACAATCTCAGCGATGCTGAAGTGGTCCAGGTCAAAACGCGCGAGGGAGAGCGCATCCTCGCGCACATCAAGAGCGATGCACATGTCATTGCGCTCGCGATCGACGGCAAGCTCTGGAGCTCCGAGGAGCTTGCCGCGGAAATCGACCGGCTCGGCACCTACGGGACGAGCCATGTCGTGTTCGTCATCGGAGGCAGCCATGGCCTCTCCGATGACGTGATGCGCCGCGCCCAGCAGCGCATGAGCTTCGGCCGCATGACGCTGCCCCATCAGCTCATGCGGCTGGTGCTGGTGGAGCAGATTTATCGCGCGGTGAAGATAAATCGGGGGGAGCCGTATCATAAGTAG
- a CDS encoding response regulator: MKYRVLLVEDEIKTGEMLKKALELQEITVDWVVDGTEAITVFNNNMYDLVVLDLKLPGLTGDQVLEEIRKKDQYTEVMVYTNYQDPPVMKKLINLGVDAYINKGADADLWDTVEQIKEKLEPFSKEKVEQILYALPTQIIKEDKE; this comes from the coding sequence ATGAAATATAGAGTATTATTAGTAGAAGACGAAATAAAAACGGGCGAGATGTTGAAGAAAGCATTAGAATTACAAGAAATAACGGTGGATTGGGTAGTTGATGGAACTGAAGCTATTACTGTATTTAATAATAATATGTATGATTTAGTTGTACTTGATTTAAAGTTACCAGGACTTACAGGTGACCAAGTGTTGGAGGAAATTAGAAAAAAAGATCAATATACTGAGGTAATGGTATATACTAACTATCAGGATCCGCCAGTAATGAAAAAGTTAATTAATCTTGGCGTTGATGCCTACATTAATAAGGGAGCAGATGCAGATCTTTGGGACACAGTTGAACAAATTAAGGAAAAATTAGAGCCTTTTTCAAAAGAAAAAGTAGAACAAATCCTTTATGCATTACCTACTCAAATTATTAAAGAAGATAAGGAGTAG
- a CDS encoding sensor histidine kinase, with translation MIEADTNKYMLGNKIKESRQIGDLTEATNLCLKAIYQFPEENFFYLILGDIYNQNHLYDQSIKAYLEYLKRIDNKMSMKNFLKRYTRLKTVLNSQQLLAFQQKILDICHLPGANLSLFGGIEEAIKYDFDTLELNDEIEMIKAILNKKNFVFQEFVDSLNLVETTDKKKVAFILDKVILDKPRIQKTLAADKYSVSIYEKIGEFEKAIQVATSILDLQKDPVIIRSLFRICRKSSNYLAADIVLSKYPDILKLNDFNILYELVYYFESQNDLEQVNNILSKMERSGSDSLPINKTIINFYLKFGMLEKANALKEKIKNFGILNHQTTVIHETKFSQALKESEEGIWSKIQELYSELDHQKQLAAISELTTGISHELGQPITNIRYTIQFYRELLKVNNDLLVVYKVFDSVLEETERMGNLIKRLSPLTSSKSLVQEFNLIQLIKKRINAEEARLKKEKINVNILAEETILMVFDPVKFEQVISNMLINSIYSIKEQIKVTEKNINIRVSQNKKRTSIIFEDTGKGVPFEARRKIFEPFFSTKPPGEGEGLGLFIIWNILKMQGGTITLDPNYTSGARFIINIPR, from the coding sequence ATGATAGAAGCAGATACAAATAAATATATGTTAGGAAATAAAATCAAAGAAAGTAGACAAATTGGTGATTTGACTGAAGCGACAAATTTATGTTTAAAAGCAATATATCAATTTCCTGAAGAAAATTTTTTTTATTTAATTCTTGGTGACATATATAATCAAAATCACCTTTATGACCAAAGTATAAAAGCATATTTAGAGTATTTAAAAAGAATTGATAATAAAATGTCCATGAAAAATTTTTTGAAGCGCTACACTAGACTTAAAACTGTCCTAAACTCCCAACAACTACTAGCATTTCAGCAAAAGATATTAGATATTTGTCATTTACCAGGAGCTAATTTGAGCTTGTTTGGCGGAATAGAAGAAGCTATAAAATATGATTTTGACACCTTAGAGTTAAATGATGAAATAGAAATGATAAAGGCTATACTCAATAAAAAAAACTTTGTATTTCAAGAATTTGTGGACTCATTAAATCTTGTTGAGACAACAGATAAAAAGAAGGTAGCTTTTATTCTTGATAAGGTCATTTTAGATAAACCAAGAATACAAAAGACCTTAGCTGCCGATAAATATTCTGTTTCTATTTATGAAAAAATAGGAGAGTTTGAGAAAGCTATTCAAGTAGCCACATCAATCTTAGATTTACAAAAAGATCCTGTAATTATCAGATCTCTTTTTAGGATATGTCGTAAATCGAGTAATTATTTAGCAGCAGATATTGTTTTATCAAAATACCCAGACATTTTAAAACTAAATGATTTTAACATTTTGTATGAACTCGTTTATTATTTTGAAAGTCAAAATGATCTAGAGCAAGTTAATAATATACTTTCAAAAATGGAGAGAAGTGGCTCAGATAGTCTACCAATCAATAAAACTATTATTAACTTTTACTTGAAATTCGGTATGCTTGAAAAAGCTAATGCATTAAAAGAAAAAATTAAAAATTTTGGGATTTTAAATCATCAAACGACCGTAATTCATGAGACAAAGTTTTCACAAGCACTTAAAGAGTCGGAAGAAGGAATATGGTCAAAAATACAAGAATTATACTCCGAACTAGACCATCAAAAGCAACTCGCAGCAATAAGCGAATTAACAACTGGAATCTCTCATGAACTCGGACAGCCTATTACAAATATTAGATATACAATCCAATTCTATCGGGAGTTATTAAAAGTTAACAATGACCTGCTAGTGGTATACAAGGTATTTGATTCTGTATTAGAAGAAACAGAGCGTATGGGAAATCTAATAAAAAGACTTTCACCGTTAACCTCAAGTAAAAGTCTAGTGCAGGAATTCAACTTAATACAATTGATCAAAAAGAGAATAAATGCAGAGGAAGCTCGATTAAAAAAGGAAAAAATAAATGTAAATATTCTTGCTGAAGAAACTATATTAATGGTGTTTGACCCAGTTAAATTTGAACAAGTAATTAGTAATATGCTAATTAACTCAATTTACTCAATAAAAGAACAAATCAAAGTGACAGAAAAAAATATTAATATCAGAGTTAGTCAAAATAAAAAACGTACATCAATAATATTTGAGGATACTGGTAAAGGCGTGCCATTTGAAGCAAGAAGGAAGATATTTGAGCCTTTCTTCTCCACAAAACCTCCTGGCGAAGGCGAGGGCTTAGGGTTATTTATAATTTGGAATATATTAAAAATGCAAGGTGGAACTATTACTCTTGACCCTAATTACACGTCAGGTGCAAGATTTATAATTAATATACCGAGGTGA